CAGGTGCTTGAGGAAGAAGGCGAGCCGTCGATCAAGCGGGTGCTATTCAGAAACTTTGTAGTGCAATAGGTACCCGATCGGGTAAACGAATCTCAGGGCAGGGTCAGGTATGCAGGATTTATTGTCACAGGACGAAATTGATGCGCTTCTCCACGGTGTGGATGACGGTGACATAGATACCTATGAAGAGACTGATGAAACCGGCGTAAAGACCTACGACCTGGCCAGTCAGGACCGTATCGTCCGTGGCCGTATGCCCACCCTTGAGATGATCAACGAGCGGTTTGCCCGCTACACCCGTATCAGCCTGTTCAACCTTTTACGCCGGAATGCTGACGTCTCCACCGGTGGCGTGCAGATCATGAAGTTCGGTGAATATATTCACACCCTGTATGTGCCCACCAGTCTCAACCTGTGCAAGGTGCGCCCACTGCGTGGCACCTCGCTGTTCGTTCTGGACGCCAAGCTGGTGTTCAAGCTGGTGGATAACTTCTTCGGCGGGGAGGGCAGGCACGCCAAGATCGAGGGCCGTGAATTCACGCCCACCGAAACCCGTATTGTCCAGATGGTTCTGAACCAGGTTTTCCACGACATGAAAGAAGCCTGGCATGCGGTCCTGCAGGTGGAATTCGAATACCTGAGCTCGGAAGTGAATCCGGCGATGGCCAATATTGTCAGCCCGAGCGAAGTGGTGGTGGTCAGTACCTTCCATATCGAACTGGATGGCGGTGGTGGTGAGCTGCACTTTGCTTTGCCCTATTCCATGATTGAGCCCATTCGGGATGTGCTGGATGCCGGGGTGCAGAGCGATATCGACGATGTTGATGAGCGGTGGGTTAATGCCCTGCAGGAAGACATCAAGGAAGTGAATGTTCCGATCAATACAACGGTTTGCCGGCGCAGGATATCACTTAGGGATATTGCCAGGATGAAGGCCGGGGATGTGATCCCTGTAGAAGTGCCCGAGCATTTGACGGTTACCGCCAATGGAATTCCGATCTACAAGGCCACACTGGGAACCCGAGACGGAAAGCTGGCGCTGAGAATTCATGAGCGGGCGACATTGCCCAAAGTAAAGAAACAACTGAAGGTGGGACGCAATGGCTGAGGACGACAAGAAAGACGATAAGGAGCTCAGCGAGGACGAAAAGCTGGCTGCTGAGTGGGAAGCTGCCATGGAGGAAACCGGCGGTTCTGAAGAGAGCGATGCGGATGGCCGTGAGGACGAATGGGCAGCCGCGATGGCCGAAGCCGAGGGAGCCGATGAGCCCGGGCAGGATGTCCGTGCCGCCCCGATGGAAGAATTCCCTGACGACGCAGGTATGGGTGGTAGCGGGGAAGCTCCGGATATCGACGTTATCCTCGATATTCCAGTGACCATCTCCATGGAAGTGGGCAACACCCAGATTCCAATCCGCAACCTGCTGCAGCTTAACCAGGGCTCTGTGATTGAGCTGGACAGACTGGCGGGTGAGCCGCTGGATGTGCTGGTGAATGGCACCTTGATTGCCCACGGCGAGGTTGTGATGGTGAATGAAAAGTTCGGTATCCGCCTGACCGATGTGATCAGCCCGGGTGAGCGCATCAAACGGTTGCAGAAGTAACATGGTGCGACTTCTGAACGGCCTGGTGCCCCTTATTTTTGCTGTTCCAGCATTCGCCGAGGAGGCCAGTGCACCGGCTCGGGACGCTGGCCGAAACGCGCCGGATACTCTGGGGACCATTGTCAGCCTGGGCCTTGGGTTGCTGGCGGTTGTCGCGGTGATCTACGGCTGTGCCTGGCTGATCCGGCGTATGAACGGCATGACCGGCATGAATAACAACGCGATCAAGGTGGTCTCTGTGCTGGCCATTGGGGCCCGGGAGCGGATTGCCCTGGTGGAGGTGGGTGGCCAACAAATATTGCTGGGTATTACCCCTTCCACCATTCGAACCCTGCAGGTGTTCGACCACCCGGTTGTGGATTCCGCCAACCCTCCCACCGGTGAGTTTGCCCGCCGGTTACAGGGCATGATCGGCAAGTCCTGGTCGGCACCGGAAAGGAAAGACTGACGCTATGACCGTGGCTCTGCTCAAACGCTGTCTGCCATTGCTTTTGCTGTTCCCCGGGTTGTTGCTGGCGCCTGCGGCTTTTGCCGACCTGCCAGGCATTCCGGCCTTTACGGTGCAGCCTGGAGAAAACGGAACCGAGGAATACTCGGTCACCCTGCAAATCCTGGCGTTGATGACAGCACTGACCTTCCTGCCCGCCATGTTGATGATGATGACATCGTTCACCCGCATCATCGTGGTCTTCGCCATTCTCCGGCAGGCCCTGGGTTTGCAGGCAACGCCATCCAACCAGATTCTGCTGGGTTTGGCACTGTTCCTGAGTATTTTTATCATGAAGCCAGTGCTGGAAGAAGCCAACCGGGTGGGGTTGCAGCCCTATATGCAGGAGGAGGTCACCTCCCTGGAAGCCGTGGAGCTGGCCAGCCAGCCGTTCCGCCGGTTCATGCTGGAGCAGACGCGGGAGTCTGATCTCGCGTTGTTTATGCGCATCGCGGATGTGCAGTATGAAACCCCCGAAGACGTTTCCTTCTGGGTGCTGATGCCGGCGTTTGTGACCAGTGAACTCAAGACAGCGTTTCAGATCGGGTTTATTCTGTTCATACCCTTTCTTATCATCGATATGGTGGTGGCCAGTGTTCTGATGGCCATGGGTATGATGATGCTGTCGCCCATCATCATCTCTTTGCCATTTAAAATCATGCTCTTTGTTCTGGTGGATGGCTGGGCCCTGATCATGGGTACCCTTGCCGCCAGTTACGGGATATAGGAGGCCAGCCATGACCCCAGAGACCGTGATCGACATTCTGCGCGAAGCGCTCTGGATGATCGTGTTGCTTGCCGCCGTCATTATCGGGCCGGGTCTGGTGATCGGTCTGGTGGTGAGTACCTTCCAGGCAGCTACCCAGATCAACGAGCAGACCCTGAGCTTTCTACCTCGCCTGTTGGTCACACTGATAGTGATCATTGCGCTCGGCCCGTGGATGCTGACCCTGCTGCTCGATCATGCCAATCGCCTGATATCCAGCATCCCTTTCCTGATCGGCTGACGGGATGGTACCGGCGGAGTTCAGTGCAGACCTGATTGGCCAATGGGTGGGCCAGCACCTGTGGCCGCTGTTCCGGCTGGCCAGTTTCCTGATGGTTATCCCTATCTTTGGCACCCAGCTGGTGCCCGCACGGGTGCGTCTCGGGCTGGCCCTGCTGATGACTGTCCTCATTGCCCCGTTGATTCCCGAAGTTCCCCAGGTTGAGGCGTTCAGTGCGGATGCCGTGGTGATCACCCTGCAGCAAATCCTGATCGGCGTTGGGCTGGGGTTTGCGCTGACCGCCCTGTGGCAGCTTTTCGTGATTGCCGGCCAGATGATCGCCATGCAGATGGGTCTTGGTTTTGCCTCCATGATGGACCCGGCCAATGGCGTCAACGTGCCGGTACTGGCGCAAATCTACACCATCACCATCACTCTGTTGTTTCTCGCCATGAACGGACACCTGGTGGCGTTCGAAGTGTTCATTGAGAGCTTCTACATCATGCCCATTGGCATGGAGGGGCTTGGCCAGGCGGGCGTGTGGGATCTTGCCCACCGGATCAGCTGGATGTTTGTGTCGGCCATTCTTCTGGCACTGCCCGCCGTCACTGCCGTGTTCATCGTCAATATCTCCTTTGGCGTGATGACCCGCGCCGCTCCGCAGATGAATATCTTTGCCCTCGGTTTCCCCATTGGCCTGATTTTTGGATTGTTTGCTATCTGGGTGCTGCACGCCAATTTTCTGCCGCACTTTGAGCAGTACACCCGGGAAACCTTTGATTTTATGCGGCAGCTGCAGGGGCAACCATAGCCATGGCTGAAGAGAACGATAACAGCCAGGAGAAAACCGAAGAGCCGACCCCCCGACGACTTGAGAAAGCCAAGGAGGACGGCCAGACTGCTCGTTCGAAAGAGCTGGCCACCATGTCGGTGTTACTGGCCGGTGCTGGCGGCCTTCTGATGTTTGGAGGCAGTCTTGGGGCAACCCTTGAGAGCATCATGCGGGATGCCTTTGTGATTGAGCGCGCCGCGATCTACGACACCCGCCACATGAGTGTTCAACTCATACTTTCTGCCAAGGCAGCTGCCTTTGCCTTGTCTCCCATTCTGATCATGCTCTTGGTGGCGGCCATCGCAGGCTCTATTGGCATTGGTGGTTTGTTGTTCAGCGCCAAGGCGATTGCCCCGAAAGGCAGCCGGATGAATCCCATCAAGGGTCTGGGGCGGATGTTCTCGATGCGTTCCCTCATTGAGCTGGTCAAGGCCATTGCCAAGGTGGGGTTGGTGCTTTCGGTGGCCATTCTGATTCTCAACCTGCGCACTGAGGACCTGCTTGCGATCGCTGAAGAGCCGGTTATTCCGGCCATGGCCCATGTGGTCTGGACCTTGGGCTGGAGCTTCTTTTTCCTGTCCTGTGCCACCATCATCATTGCCATGATTGATGTGCCGTTTCAGATCTACGATCACCAGAAGAAGCTGCGTATGACCAAGCAGGAGGTGAAGGACGAGTACAAGGACACCGAGGGTAAGCCAGAGGTAAAGGGCAAGATTCGCCAACTGCAGCGTGAGATGGCCCAGCGCCGGATGATGCAGGATGTGCCGACAGCGGATGTGGTGATTACCAACCCGACCCATTATGCGGTGGCGTTAAAGTACAACCAGGATTCGATGGGCGCGCCGGTGGTGGTGGCCAAGGGGGCGGATGAGATTGCCTTCAAGATTATGGAGATTGCCCGTGAGCACAAGGTAGAGATCCTGCGGACGCCGCCGCTGACCCGGGCGGTGTATCACAACACCGATGTGGGGCAGGAGATTCCCGATGGTTTGTATATGGCCATTGCTCAGGTGTTGGCTTATGTGTTTCAGCTTCGGCAGTTCCGCAAGGGGCGCGGGGCAAAACCGGGCATGCCTGATTTTCCGATTCCGCCGGAGATGCGGCGCGATATTTAGATCTTGGAGTTTGGCTCTGATTGTAGCCTGATGGTTTGGTGCGGCGAGCCGTCGGCATGGCCTCCCAAAAAACGCTACGAGCTCATCCATGAGCGCTTCGCTCCGGCCCTCCATGGCCTACGAGATTTTTGGGAGGCCATGCCGACGGCTCGCGACCGAATTGGCCAGTATAGGAATCAGAGCGTTCGTGAATTGAATCGGACAACGCCGGGATGGAAATCCGGCGGCTGTTAGGGGAGAGAGGTCAGGCCGAGCTCGTGTCGACCTGACCGGTTTCATTTACTAAGCCTTGGGCTCCTGAATTCGCTTACCCCAGGCTTCTTTCTCGCCTGGCAGGATCAGGTTCAAGGCGATCGCGACAACCGCGCACAGAGCAATACCTTCCAGCGTACCAACCACCATGTTGCCGATGCCGAACACCAGGGTCACGCCTACGATCACCAGGTTACGGGACTGGGACAGGTCTACCTGGTGGCGGATCAGGGTGTTCAGGCCGACCACGGCGATGGAGCCAAACAGCAGGCACAGGATGCCGCCCATAACCGGAACCGGAATGGTCTGCAGGGCTGCACCGAACTTGCCGACGAAGGCCAGGACGATGGCGGTACCGGCGGCCCACCACATGACTTTCGGGTTGAAGTTGCGGGTCAGCATCACGGCGCCGGTGACTTCAGAGTAGGTGGTGTTGGGTGGCCCACCGAGCATGGAGGCGGCGCTGGTGGCCAGGCCGTCGCCCAGCAGGGTGCGGTGCAGGCCGGGCTTTTGCAGGTAGTTTTTGCGGGTGACGTTGCCGATGGCCAGTACGTCGCCGATGTGTTCAATGGCCGGGGCGATGGCGACCGGGATCATGAACAGGATGGCGCCCCAGCTGAAGGCGGGTGCGACGAAGTTGGGAACGGCAAACCACGGGGCCTCCTGGACCGGGGTGGTGTCTACAATGCCGGCGAACCAGGACAGGATGTAGCCAACGATCACCCCGAACATGATCGGGATGAGCCGGAAGATGCCCTTGGCCCAGACCGACATGACGATGGTGACGGCCAGGGAGATCATGGCGATGACAATGGCGGTGTTGTAGGGCACCAGTTCGGCGGCGCCGTCTCCGGTGCGGCCAGAGGCCATATGCACCGCCACCGATGCCAGTCCCAGGCCGATGGTCATAATCACCGGGGCGATGACCACAGGCGGCAGCAGGCGGGTGACAAAGCCCGTGCCCCTTGCCCGCACGGCGCCGGCTAGGATGATGTACAGGATGCCGGCCGCCATCAGGCCCCCAAGAGTTTCTTCCAGCCCGAAGCGGCCTTTGGCGGCGATGATTGGTGCGATAAAGGCAAAGGATGAGGCCAGGAAGATGGGGATCTGGCCGCCGGTGACCACGTGGAAGATCAGGGTGCCGACGCCGGCAGTAAACAACGCGACGTTGGGGTCCAGCCCGGTGATCAGGGGCATCAATACCAGGGCGCCGAAGGCGACCAGTAGCATCTGGGAGCCGGCTAGTGCCTGCTTCCATACGGGTTCATTGGTGTGTTCCTGCATGCTCAGACGTCCTTCTGCTTGGTGCCGAAGATCTTGTCACCGGCATCGCCCAGGCCAGGCAGGATGTAGCCTTTTTCGTTCAGGCGCTCATCAACAGAAGCGGTGTAGATGGAAACGTCCGGGTGTTTCTCCAGTACTTTCTCGATACCCTCCGGGGCAGCCACCAGCACCAGGGCCCGAATTTCGGTGCTGCCGGCTTTCTTGAGCAGGTCGATGGTGGAGATCATGGAGCCACCGGTGGCCAGCATCGGGTCGATGATCAGGGCCATACGCTGGTCCAGCTCGCCCACCAGCTTTTCCAGATAGGTTTCAGCTTCCAGGGTGTCTTCGTTACGGATCTGGCCTACCACGCTCACTCGTGCCACCGGGATCAGGCTCAGCACGCCGTCGAGCATGCCCAGGCCAGCGCGCAGAATCGGCACGATGGTGACTTTCTTGCCGTGAATCTGTTCCACGGTCACCGGCCCGGCCCAGCCATCAATGGTCTTTTCCTGCAGGTTGAAGTCTTTGGTCGCCTCGTAGGTCAGAAGCGCGCCAACTTCCTGTGCCAGTTCACGAAAATTCTTGGTGCTGATGTCTGCGCGGCGCATCAGGCCGAGTTTGT
The window above is part of the Marinobacter sp. THAF197a genome. Proteins encoded here:
- the fliM gene encoding flagellar motor switch protein FliM translates to MQDLLSQDEIDALLHGVDDGDIDTYEETDETGVKTYDLASQDRIVRGRMPTLEMINERFARYTRISLFNLLRRNADVSTGGVQIMKFGEYIHTLYVPTSLNLCKVRPLRGTSLFVLDAKLVFKLVDNFFGGEGRHAKIEGREFTPTETRIVQMVLNQVFHDMKEAWHAVLQVEFEYLSSEVNPAMANIVSPSEVVVVSTFHIELDGGGGELHFALPYSMIEPIRDVLDAGVQSDIDDVDERWVNALQEDIKEVNVPINTTVCRRRISLRDIARMKAGDVIPVEVPEHLTVTANGIPIYKATLGTRDGKLALRIHERATLPKVKKQLKVGRNG
- the fliN gene encoding flagellar motor switch protein FliN; its protein translation is MAEDDKKDDKELSEDEKLAAEWEAAMEETGGSEESDADGREDEWAAAMAEAEGADEPGQDVRAAPMEEFPDDAGMGGSGEAPDIDVILDIPVTISMEVGNTQIPIRNLLQLNQGSVIELDRLAGEPLDVLVNGTLIAHGEVVMVNEKFGIRLTDVISPGERIKRLQK
- the fliO gene encoding flagellar biosynthetic protein FliO, translated to MVRLLNGLVPLIFAVPAFAEEASAPARDAGRNAPDTLGTIVSLGLGLLAVVAVIYGCAWLIRRMNGMTGMNNNAIKVVSVLAIGARERIALVEVGGQQILLGITPSTIRTLQVFDHPVVDSANPPTGEFARRLQGMIGKSWSAPERKD
- the fliP gene encoding flagellar type III secretion system pore protein FliP (The bacterial flagellar biogenesis protein FliP forms a type III secretion system (T3SS)-type pore required for flagellar assembly.) — translated: MTVALLKRCLPLLLLFPGLLLAPAAFADLPGIPAFTVQPGENGTEEYSVTLQILALMTALTFLPAMLMMMTSFTRIIVVFAILRQALGLQATPSNQILLGLALFLSIFIMKPVLEEANRVGLQPYMQEEVTSLEAVELASQPFRRFMLEQTRESDLALFMRIADVQYETPEDVSFWVLMPAFVTSELKTAFQIGFILFIPFLIIDMVVASVLMAMGMMMLSPIIISLPFKIMLFVLVDGWALIMGTLAASYGI
- the fliQ gene encoding flagellar biosynthesis protein FliQ; protein product: MTPETVIDILREALWMIVLLAAVIIGPGLVIGLVVSTFQAATQINEQTLSFLPRLLVTLIVIIALGPWMLTLLLDHANRLISSIPFLIG
- the fliR gene encoding flagellar biosynthetic protein FliR, which translates into the protein MVPAEFSADLIGQWVGQHLWPLFRLASFLMVIPIFGTQLVPARVRLGLALLMTVLIAPLIPEVPQVEAFSADAVVITLQQILIGVGLGFALTALWQLFVIAGQMIAMQMGLGFASMMDPANGVNVPVLAQIYTITITLLFLAMNGHLVAFEVFIESFYIMPIGMEGLGQAGVWDLAHRISWMFVSAILLALPAVTAVFIVNISFGVMTRAAPQMNIFALGFPIGLIFGLFAIWVLHANFLPHFEQYTRETFDFMRQLQGQP
- the flhB gene encoding flagellar biosynthesis protein FlhB, encoding MAEENDNSQEKTEEPTPRRLEKAKEDGQTARSKELATMSVLLAGAGGLLMFGGSLGATLESIMRDAFVIERAAIYDTRHMSVQLILSAKAAAFALSPILIMLLVAAIAGSIGIGGLLFSAKAIAPKGSRMNPIKGLGRMFSMRSLIELVKAIAKVGLVLSVAILILNLRTEDLLAIAEEPVIPAMAHVVWTLGWSFFFLSCATIIIAMIDVPFQIYDHQKKLRMTKQEVKDEYKDTEGKPEVKGKIRQLQREMAQRRMMQDVPTADVVITNPTHYAVALKYNQDSMGAPVVVAKGADEIAFKIMEIAREHKVEILRTPPLTRAVYHNTDVGQEIPDGLYMAIAQVLAYVFQLRQFRKGRGAKPGMPDFPIPPEMRRDI
- a CDS encoding uracil-xanthine permease family protein codes for the protein MQEHTNEPVWKQALAGSQMLLVAFGALVLMPLITGLDPNVALFTAGVGTLIFHVVTGGQIPIFLASSFAFIAPIIAAKGRFGLEETLGGLMAAGILYIILAGAVRARGTGFVTRLLPPVVIAPVIMTIGLGLASVAVHMASGRTGDGAAELVPYNTAIVIAMISLAVTIVMSVWAKGIFRLIPIMFGVIVGYILSWFAGIVDTTPVQEAPWFAVPNFVAPAFSWGAILFMIPVAIAPAIEHIGDVLAIGNVTRKNYLQKPGLHRTLLGDGLATSAASMLGGPPNTTYSEVTGAVMLTRNFNPKVMWWAAGTAIVLAFVGKFGAALQTIPVPVMGGILCLLFGSIAVVGLNTLIRHQVDLSQSRNLVIVGVTLVFGIGNMVVGTLEGIALCAVVAIALNLILPGEKEAWGKRIQEPKA
- the upp gene encoding uracil phosphoribosyltransferase, with amino-acid sequence MPIHEVKHPLIRHKLGLMRRADISTKNFRELAQEVGALLTYEATKDFNLQEKTIDGWAGPVTVEQIHGKKVTIVPILRAGLGMLDGVLSLIPVARVSVVGQIRNEDTLEAETYLEKLVGELDQRMALIIDPMLATGGSMISTIDLLKKAGSTEIRALVLVAAPEGIEKVLEKHPDVSIYTASVDERLNEKGYILPGLGDAGDKIFGTKQKDV